The genomic stretch CTTCGGTAGGTGCAGACCCATGtgctcacagacccccccaggGCAGATCAGCCCTGGCCACAGCTCCCTCCCTGGTGTCTCAGCCCTGGGCCCTTCCCAGGGTCCCGCTTCCAGCCTGCGCCGGCTACACCGGGTGCTCCTGGGGCCGACTCAGCTCGCAGCCCTCCTGTGCCCTTGCCGGCTTCCCCGGGAGgctgccctgtccctgctggGGCACAACCGTCCTGTCCCACTCCTGATCCCCCTCTCTGCCCTCCGGCACAGGGTCTTCCCGCATGTGAATGCCACTCGCCTTGGGGGCTGGAGCCACTTCGACTGCACCTACTCGTGTACCTACCTGCTGGACCCGGAGGACCCCATGTTCCAGGTGATCGGGACCCTCTTCCTGAAGGAGCTGATCAAGGAGTTTGGCACAGACCACATCTATAGTGCTGACACCTTCAACGAGATGACCCCCCTCTTCTCTGACCCTGCTTATCTCTCGAGGGTCAGCAATGCTGTCTTCAGGTCGATGACAGGAGGTGGGTCAGCATGCGGTGCCAGCCTGGTCACGGGGCTCTAGGTGGGGATAGCTGGAGGCCGGTGGGGAGGAGGCTGCGGGCCCCACGCGAGCGCCGAGCTGCCTGCGCTTGGCAGACCTCGTTGGCGCCAGACCCTCAAAGCCCCCTCTAAGAGGGGCAGTTGGTGGCCCCGGGGCCTTGCGGGATGCCCACCGTGCCTACGGGGCCTGCCTGGAAGGGACCTCACTGTGTACTTCTGTCCCCAGCTGACCCCGAGGCGCTGTGGCTGATGCAGGGCTGGCTCTTCCAGCACCAGCCAGACTTCTGGCAGCCGGCACAGGTGCGGGCCCTGCTGCACGGCGTGCCCCTCGGCAGGATGATCGTTCTCGATCTCTTTGCTGAGTCCAAGCCCGTCTACCAGTGGACGGAGTCCTTCTACGGGCAGCCTTTCATCTGGTGCATGCTGCACAACTTCGGGGGCAATCACGGCCTCTTTGGCACCGTGGAGGCCATCAACCACGGCCCCTTTGCAGCTCGCCGCTTCCCCAATTCCACCATGGTGGGCACCGGGCTGGTGCCGGAGGGCATTGAGCAGAACGACATGGTGTACGAGCTGATGAACGAGCTGGGCTGGCGCCAGGAGCCCCTCGACCTCCCCAGCTGGGTGACCCGCTACGCCGAGCGCCGCTACGGCGCCCCAAATGCCGCCGCAGCCAGTGCCTGGAGGCTCCTCCTCCGCAGCGTGTACAACTGCACCGGCGTCTGCGTCAACCACAACCGCAGCCCGTTGGTGCGCCGGCCCTCCCTGCACATGGACACGGAGCTGTGGTACAACGCCAGCGACGTGTACGAGGCCTGGCGCCTGCTGCTGAGCGCCAGCGCGGAGCTGGGCTCCAGCCCCACCTTCCGCTACGACCTGGTGGATGTCACGCGGCAGGCGGCTCAGCAGCTGGTGAGCAACTACTACCTGAGCATCCGTCAGGCCTTCCAGAGCCACGCGCTGCCGGAGCTGCTGACGGCCGGCGGCGTGCTGGTCTACGACCTGCTGCCGGAGCTGGACAGCCTCCTCTCCAGCCACAGCCTCTTCCTGCTGGGCCGCTGGCTGGAGAGCGCTCGCGCCGTGGCCACCAGCGACCAGGAGGCCGAGCAGTACGAGCTGAATGCCCGGAACCAGGTGACGCTCTGGGGGCCCAGTGGGAACATCCTGGACTATGCCAACAagcagctgggggggctggTGCTGGACTACTACGGCGTGCGCTGGAGCCTCTTTGTCTCTGCCCTGGTGGAGAGCCTCAACTCCGGCAGCCCCTTCCACCAGGACCAGTTCAACCAGGCTGTCTTCCAGGTGGAGAGAGGCTTTGTCTACAACAAGAAGCGCTACCCGGCCGTGCCGGCTGGGGACACGCTGGAGATCTCCAGGAAGCTGTTCCTCAAATACTACCCCAGCGCCCTGCGGCGCAGCCGGGCTGGGCCGGCGTGACTTTGGGCTGTGCCTCCGGAGCCTCCCccaggagggagggcagagatCCCGCGCCCTCCCGTGTCCAGGCTCCCACAGCTCCTGGCCTGACGGCTGCGTCCTGGCCATGCTGGAATGAAGGCACAGAGCCTCGGTGGCCCCCAGCCAGCCTGGACCCACCATTTCCCCTGCATGGGCAGGACATGCCCTGAGGGGGGCTGGCAGCCTGATGGGGGGGCAGGCTCTGCCCCAGGGACCCATCCTGTGCCACGCTCTGTTCTCAGCCCTGCCGGCCCTGCCTGGCTGCCCTGAGCCTGTGCCCAGGAAAgctgggctgccccaggtgTGAGCCCGGAGGCAAGGGCTCTGctgccccagtgctcccagctggAAGCTCGGACtgcacagagggacagggcacATGTGTCCCTGCCGCAGGGCCCTGGCTGGCGGGGGCAGTGATGGTGGAGAAGCAACCAGGGAGGTTGCAGTGGTGCGAGGGGcagagcagcccctgcccccaGGGAAGCAGGGAACTGGCCTCACCCCTGGTGGGGTCCTGGGCCTCCCTGTGCCGGGTGCTCCCCACCCCATGGGCACAGCCCTGGTCACGCTTGGTGGCTGTTGTATCAAAAGAGACTTTGCGGAGTTTTCTGCAGCGTTGCTGGGGCTGCGCTCCCCGGGACAGGGTTTTCTAGGCTTTtcccctgcagctggggctcAGGCAGAGCCCGGCTGTGGTGCTGCCAGCCTGTGGACCAATTAAAGGCCTGGCCGCTGAGCACTCTTTTCTCCCATCTGCGtccatctcctctccccagcGCGGGACTTGTGCAAAATGGGGGGCAGAGGAGTGGTGCTCGGCCCCCAAGCCTCCATAGCAGGAAAAATGCGCTGCCAGATGCGTGCCGGCAGCCAGGGTGCCTGACACAACGCGGCACGGCTGGTGCTGGCCCTGGCTGGTGCCAACCCCCGGGGCTGTGGCTCCCCTTGTGCCCCAGAGCCTCCTCCCGCGGGGGGGTCCTGGCTCCTCGGGGTCTTTATCGCAGCAGCTGCGCAAGCATCAAGGCGCAGGGAGGTGGGTGGAGGGGCCTTGAGATAAGGCAGCAGACACAACACCCGCGGCGTGGGGCGGGGGGACCCCCGCCTCCCAGCCTTCTTAAACAGCACAGTCCCCTCGGCCGGCACTGCCTGCTCATGGAGAAAACTACGGTGCTGATCACAGGCTGCTCTTCGGGCATCGGCCTGGGGCTGGCCGTGCGCCTGGCGGCCGACACCGCTCGCAGGTTCAAAGGTAAAGGGATGATGCtgcgctgggggggggcggcaccCCTGGGGGTCTCCCGGGCTGGGCCAGGCAGCACTTCGTCAAGGACAGCTGGTGCCCGGGGGTGGGCTGGGGccggtgctggccgagccgcTCGGCAGTACCGCTGCCCTGCTTTCTCCCCCAGTATACGCCACCATGCGTGACCTGGCCAAGGGCGAGCGGCTGCTGGAGCGCCTTGGGGGCTGCTGCCCTGACACACTGGAGGTCCTGCAGCTCGATGTCACTGACCCGTGCTCGCTGGCAGCCGCTGCGCAGCGGGTGCAGGGGCAGCGGCTGGACGTGCTGGGTACGGCTCTTCCCGGTGCCCCCACTATCCCCGGGGTGGCTGGGGGGACCTCTGTGGGGTtgccagccctccccagggcaCTGGAAGCAGATGCCAAATCATGGGAGGTGCCCGCAGTCCTGGGGCTAGGATGGGATGTGTTCAGCAGGGCAGGGGTGCAGGAGCTGGGTTGGGGGGTGCCAAGAGTCACTGGCCCATCCATAGGGAAGGACCCCCATGTTCTTGTCTTCTGGCACCTCGACGGTGCCAGGGAGTGCGAGGGGGGCTCTGGTGCCTGGCTCACCGGTGCTGTGCCCAGCAGTCTGCAATGCGGGGGTGGGACTGATGGGCCCCCTGGAGACCTGCTCCGACCAAGCCATGAAGACCATCTTCGACGTGAACCTCTTTGGGGCCATCCGCACCATCCAGGCATTCCTGCCCGCCATGAAGCGCCGCAGGGCCGGGCGGATCATCGTCTCCAGCAGCATCGGGGGGCTGCAAGGTGGGacctggccctgctgcagcaggaaccCCGGCACCCTGTGGCACGGGGAGCCACAAGGAAGGGACCCAGTGCTCAGGGTGCGGCtctgccccagggctgcccttCAACTCCGTGTACTGCGCCAGCAAGTTTGCGGTGGAGGGGCTGTGCGAGAGCCTGGCCATCGTCCTGCGGCCCTTCAACATCCAGTGAGTGCCGGCAGCGCCGCAGGGGGCTGCGCTCCTGCCCACCAGGCACCGGGACGGAGGGATGCCGGGACGGGGGGTACCGTGGTGGCTCACGCGCTCAGCTGAGAGCTgccgccccgctccctcccgcAGCCTGACACTGGTGGAGTGTGGACCCGTCAACACCAGCTTCCTGGCCAACCTGCAGCGCCCGGACCCCGAGGGCAGCGAGCTGCAGGGCCTGGACGCCGAGACGCGTGGCCTCTACCACCGGTACCTGCGGCACTGCCAGAGCCTCTTCCACGACGCGGCCCAGGAGGTGGAAGAGGTCCTGCAGGTCagtccctgtgggatgggggtAAGGGGCTCCGAGAGGGGTCCGTGCCCGGgggggtggccgtggggccgTGCCGGGGACGAGTCTGACCCCTCTGCGGTGCCAGGTGTTCGTGGAGGCCATCgggaccccctgccctcccctgcgCTGCGTCACCACCCAGCTCTTCGCCCCGCTGTCGCGCCTGCGGCTGGCCAGCCCCGACGGCTCCGCGTACGTCCGGGCCATGCACGACTTCGTGTTCGGCCGCAGCGAAGCCGGCGGGGaccagccctgagcagagcCGCCGTCGGCCCGGGGGAGCCGCGCTCCGGCGcggacccccccggccccagccctgcGGTGTGCCtcccggccggggcggggggggtctcGGTCCCACCGTGTCGCCAATAAAGCCCTTCGCAGCCGCCCGGCTCCCGGCTCCGTCCCTCTCGCCGCAGCCCCTCCTcgcccagcagccctgcccggGGGCTGGGCCCGGTCCCCGGGGGCTCCCCCCGCGCCTCCGCTCCGGGgtcccgcggcggggcggcgagGGGGGGCAATCCCCGCGACCCGGCCGCGCTCGGCGGGGGCCGCGCCCGGGGCTCGGCCCGCGGCCGCCCGCGCCCGGCGCAGAGGCGGGGGGCCGGCTCCTGCCGTCTCCTCCCTCGGCGGGCGGAGCCCGGTCCCGACGctcgcccggccccggggcgccCCGCGACCTCCCTTCCCCGCTGGCGGGCTCCGAggccgggcagcggccgggctCCCCCGCCAGGCGCGCCCGGGTCGGttccggggcggcggcggcggcggcttccGGCGGGGCCATGGCGCCCTTCGCCTGCGGGCTGCTGGTGCTGACGGCCCCGCTGGGCGCGCTgccccggcgggcggcggcggcgctggcggcggcggcgggggtggTGGCGGGGCCGCTGTACGTGCACCTGCAGCCGGGGCTGCGCCTGGCCGCCCCCGACCCGcggcccgccgcgccgcccgcctgCCCCGCGCTGCTCCGCGCCCTGGCCGCGCTCtacgcggcggcggcggcccagcGGGGCCTGGACCTGCGCGTCCTGCTgggccccggccgccgcctgGCCCGGCGGCCCCGCGTCCTGCTGGCCGCCGCCGAggcgccggggccgccggggcCGGTGCGGCTGGGCCTGCAGCGCCTGGCCGCCGCCGCCTACGGctgcccgccgcggctgcccgccgtgctgctggaggaggccgGGGGGGGCCCCGAGCGGGAGCCCG from Buteo buteo chromosome 9, bButBut1.hap1.1, whole genome shotgun sequence encodes the following:
- the HSD17B1 gene encoding 17-beta-hydroxysteroid dehydrogenase type 1 isoform X2: MEKTTVLITGCSSGIGLGLAVRLAADTARRFKVYATMRDLAKGERLLERLGGCCPDTLEVLQLDVTDPCSLAAAAQRVQGQRLDVLVCNAGVGLMGPLETCSDQAMKTIFDVNLFGAIRTIQAFLPAMKRRRAGRIIVSSSIGGLQGLPFNSVYCASKFAVEGLCESLAIVLRPFNIHLTLVECGPVNTSFLANLQRPDPEGSELQGLDAETRGLYHRYLRHCQSLFHDAAQEVEEVLQVFVEAIGTPCPPLRCVTTQLFAPLSRLRLASPDGSAYVRAMHDFVFGRSEAGGDQP
- the NAGLU gene encoding alpha-N-acetylglucosaminidase — protein: MAARPGPGPALGLALALLLLPPPPLLAGAGDARQEAAVRALARRLLGPRAAAVELSVEAALAAGGPDTYRLRSPPGAAVAVAVTGSSGVAAAAGLYRYLRDFCGCHLSWSGAQLRLPDPLPRLRAEIRASAPGRYRYYQNACTQSYSYAWWDWARWEREIDWMALSGINLAPAFAGQEAAWQRVYRSLGLNQSEIDGYFTGPAFLAWNRMGNLHGWAGPLPPAWHLKQLYLQYRIVERMRSLGMITVLPAFAGHVPQGVLRVFPHVNATRLGGWSHFDCTYSCTYLLDPEDPMFQVIGTLFLKELIKEFGTDHIYSADTFNEMTPLFSDPAYLSRVSNAVFRSMTGADPEALWLMQGWLFQHQPDFWQPAQVRALLHGVPLGRMIVLDLFAESKPVYQWTESFYGQPFIWCMLHNFGGNHGLFGTVEAINHGPFAARRFPNSTMVGTGLVPEGIEQNDMVYELMNELGWRQEPLDLPSWVTRYAERRYGAPNAAAASAWRLLLRSVYNCTGVCVNHNRSPLVRRPSLHMDTELWYNASDVYEAWRLLLSASAELGSSPTFRYDLVDVTRQAAQQLVSNYYLSIRQAFQSHALPELLTAGGVLVYDLLPELDSLLSSHSLFLLGRWLESARAVATSDQEAEQYELNARNQVTLWGPSGNILDYANKQLGGLVLDYYGVRWSLFVSALVESLNSGSPFHQDQFNQAVFQVERGFVYNKKRYPAVPAGDTLEISRKLFLKYYPSALRRSRAGPA
- the HSD17B1 gene encoding 17-beta-hydroxysteroid dehydrogenase type 1 isoform X1, which produces MEKTTVLITGCSSGIGLGLAVRLAADTARRFKVYATMRDLAKGERLLERLGGCCPDTLEVLQLDVTDPCSLAAAAQRVQGQRLDVLGTALPGAPTIPGVAGGTSVGLPALPRALEADAKSWEVPAVLGLGWDVFSRAGVQELGWGVPRVTGPSIGKDPHVLVFWHLDGARECEGGSGAWLTGAVPSSLQCGGGTDGPPGDLLRPSHEDHLRREPLWGHPHHPGIPARHEAPQGRADHRLQQHRGAARAALQLRVLRQQVCGGGAVREPGHRPAALQHPPDTGGVWTRQHQLPGQPAAPGPRGQRAAGPGRRDAWPLPPVPAALPEPLPRRGPGGGRGPAGVRGGHRDPLPSPALRHHPALRPAVAPAAGQPRRLRVRPGHARLRVRPQRSRRGPALSRAAVGPGEPRSGADPPGPSPAVCLPAGAGGVSVPPCRQ